The window CCAATAACGCGATTAACGCCATGCAAAGAACAATGAAAGATTTTTCTAATTTTAAAGATAAGTATTGACAGGGTAAAAACCCTTATTAAATATAGGGATTTGTAAAAACACGATTTTACTAAAAACCCAGCAAAATCAAGGTTTTATTGAAATATCAATACTTATCTATAAAATTAAATAAAGATTTTAGTAAACTTGGCATAACCATTAAACGCCTTCGCGCTGATAATGCTCCGGAATTCACTACTACTAATTAAAGTAATAAAAACGCATACAAAATGAAAGAAAGGCCTTTTACACCTTTCTTTCAAAAAACAGAAATCATTGGGACTGTACAATTAACTGTGTCCCTACTCTAAGTAATTAACTTAAATTTATTCTGTCCTCAAATTTTACTTCTAAAATTGACAATATTTTTTTACATTATTCAATTATATATCCTTCATATATTGTAGACACATATATTTTATTTTGATTACTAATAATAAAAAATACAGGGTTATTTATTTCATTTATTTTTATTTTTTTATTATTTTCAATTATATAAAATCCAAAATCATATCCACCACCAAAATAAACATTATTTTGACTGTCTACTGCAATGGCATTAATTCCTGTATTAGTTTTCAGTTCATTAATTTGTTTAGCCCTTGGTTTTTCTTTTGTTAATTCAATTGTAGATAATGAAAAAGCTCCTTTATTATCTGTTCCAATATATATATTATTGTTATTATCAGTTGCAATTGAGCGGACTTGCGTATTTATATTTTTAATTTTTGTTCCTCAATTTTCATTATTTTTTATAACATAAAGAGAATATCCATCTTTTTTCTTAGCTCCAATATATATATTATTGTCATTATCAACAAAAGTTAAAAATCCGTAGCCCCCTTTTATCCCACATATTTTTATTGAATTATTTTCACCATTCTTTAATAAAAAAATACCTTTATTTAATATTCAATAAAACTTATTGTTATTTTTATCAACAATAAAAGTTAAAATTTTACCTATTATTTTAGGTATTTTTTCTGCTTTATTGTTAATTAATTTGTAAATTCCATCGTTATTAGAAACAAAATATACATTATTGCTATTATCAATTAATGCTAATCAAACATAATCTTCTATTCCTGCAATTTTTGTTATGATTGTTTCATTATTATTTAATTTATATCCACCTGTAGATGTAGCGAAATATACATTATCATTAGTATCTATTATTATTGATTCAATACGAGAATTATTTTCTATGCCATTAATTGTTGATACTATTACTTCATTATTTTTTAATTTATAAACAAGTCCGTTTGAAGCACCGTAATATACATTATTTTGACTATCAATCGCCATAGAACTAATTGCTTTTTCTATTCCCGCAATCTTTGTAACTGTATATTCTTTATTCAGTTTTTTAAAATAAGGATAAGGGCTGGCGGCAATAACTGTTGACATCGCACTTCCCAATATTGTTATTGTCCCTAACATTCCTAGTAATTTTTTCATATTAATTAAATCCCTTTCGTTAATTTTTACTAATTAATAAAATTTACCAAATAATCAACAACCTTTCTCCAAAAATTAATCTACAGTCTCATTGCCTTGGAATTTAATTATAAACTATCTTAAAATTAAATTAAAAAAATTTTCTAATTTTAAAGATAAGTATTGACAGGGTAAAAAACCCTTATTAAATATGGGATTTGTAAAAACACGGTTTTACTAAAAACCCAGCAAAATGAAGGTTTTATTGAAATATCAATACCATATTTACAATATTTATTTTTGGGAGGGTTGACTTTCACAAAATCTGCGTGTATAATCTAGTTGTTTATTAAATTAAAAAAATTACGGAAGTTCTTTCAATAAAGTCAGGGTCCCCCAGGTCCTGCTAAACGCGGACCCCTAACAGGTTGAAAAGCGGTGCCGAGATTTTTTGTAAGCTTAATAAAATCCTAGTATATTGACGCTTCGTTTGTGGAAGCAACCCGACCAGCCGACATTAAATTTCAAAAACAAAACAAGAGACCCAAAAAAGGTCTCTTTTTAGTCACAATTAATTAAATTTATTTTTGGAGGAGTTAATTAAATGCAGAAACAAAAAAAAACAAAAATATGGTGGGGGTTATTTGTGATCACAGGAATAGTAATATCAATAACTTTAGGAAGCATTGCACTATACAGAATAAATAATTGATCTACAGTAAATTCAGGAGATGGAAAAATTAGACCAGGAAGTTAAAAGAAGTTAATCTAAACAGATTAACTTCTTTTAACTTTTTCATTATCTTTAAATTTCTATTAATGAATACGAACTAGATTTTTCGTTAAACAAATTAACTTGTTGAATATTTATTAATTCATAAGTTGTTTCTATTTCAAAATCATATTGTCCATTTCCAAAAATAGCACTAATTTCTAAACACTTAAATTTTTCCACTTCATTTTCTAAAATAAACCGACATTTATTAGTAGCATTAAATTTATTTATTTCTTTTACTCATTCAAAATTACTTAATAATTCTTCTAAACCATTACCATATACACTCATAATTTTATTCAATTTTTGCTCTTCAACTATACAATTAACAAAATTTTTACCATAGTTACCATCAGATAACTTAATATCTTTTGGTAATAAACTTGGAATATCATTAGCTTGTAAATTATTAACAAGTGGCAGTCAATTAAACTGATTATCATTTAACTTTAATAATTTATTTTGTGAAATATCTTTATTTTTCAATTTTATATTACCAACTCCAAAATTAAAATATTCTGATTTTAACTTTACTTCAACATCCTTAAATTTATATTCCCCATCTTCTAAAATTGGTTCTGAAATTAATTCAAAATAATAGGGTAATAAAACTTTATAATCATCATTTAAACCTGTATTTATTGATAAATCTGAAAAAATATATTCGGACAACATCATGACTATTTGCTTAAATATTTTAACAGAAGGATGATTTACTAATTTAGGATTTTCAAACTTTCAATCTTCAAATATATTAGT is drawn from Spiroplasma endosymbiont of Asaphidion curtum and contains these coding sequences:
- a CDS encoding two-component regulator propeller domain-containing protein yields the protein MKKLLGMLGTITILGSAMSTVIAASPYPYFKKLNKEYTVTKIAGIEKAISSMAIDSQNNVYYGASNGLVYKLKNNEVIVSTINGIENNSRIESIIIDTNDNVYFATSTGGYKLNNNETIITKIAGIEDYVWLALIDNSNNVYFVSNNDGIYKLINNKAEKIPKIIGKILTFIVDKNNNKFYWILNKGIFLLKNGENNSIKICGIKGGYGFLTFVDNDNNIYIGAKKKDGYSLYVIKNNENWGTKIKNINTQVRSIATDNNNNIYIGTDNKGAFSLSTIELTKEKPRAKQINELKTNTGINAIAVDSQNNVYFGGGYDFGFYIIENNKKIKINEINNPVFFIISNQNKIYVSTIYEGYIIE